DNA from Krasilnikovia cinnamomea:
CGCTCATCTACGACGCCCGGGACACGGCCAACCGGTACAGCGCGGTGGACACGGTCCGTGCGCAGGGGGCGGTCTACCTGACCACCGGGTCGGTGCTGCGCAGCGTCCGGCACGACCCGCTGGCGACCATCGTGGACGACACCTGCGGGCGGCACGACACCCTCGGCGGGGCCTGCGCCAAGGAGAGCAACGTGGTCCGCTACGGCGAACACACCCGCCACCAGCACGCCTGCCGCGCGACCTTCCTGCGCTACGCGGTCACCTACGGGCTGGACAAGCGCGACCTCACCCACAACATCAACTTCTTCATGAACGTGCCGGTCACCCCCGACGGCGGACTCACCTTCGCGGACGGTGTCTCCGCGCCTGGCAAGCACGTCGAACTGCGTGCGGAACGGGACATCCTCGTGCTGATCAGCAACTGCCCTCAGCTGAACAATCCATGCAACGGCTACGACCCGACCCCGGTACGGCTGCTGGGGTGGGCGCGATGACGGGCGCGTTCGAAATCCTCGTGCCGGGCATCCAGACCA
Protein-coding regions in this window:
- a CDS encoding urea amidolyase associated protein UAAP2 produces the protein MTGTRETLRLLDVTVAAGDGWIGEIPAGGRLRIVDLHGNQAVDTLIYDARDTANRYSAVDTVRAQGAVYLTTGSVLRSVRHDPLATIVDDTCGRHDTLGGACAKESNVVRYGEHTRHQHACRATFLRYAVTYGLDKRDLTHNINFFMNVPVTPDGGLTFADGVSAPGKHVELRAERDILVLISNCPQLNNPCNGYDPTPVRLLGWAR